From Psychroflexus torquis ATCC 700755, the proteins below share one genomic window:
- a CDS encoding HmuY family protein — protein sequence MKTMKTMKTVQTLALAVLFMAFTSCSSDDDNIPISDPVQAEQISNLSAPQTGGQGTGMDVGGPFTKFDFKTGAETTSDTEWDIAFRGTTIAINGGTATGTNDEPTRNGDAGATIVTGTFDSVDWNS from the coding sequence ATGAAAACAATGAAAACAATGAAAACAGTACAGACACTAGCACTAGCAGTATTATTTATGGCATTCACATCTTGCAGCAGCGACGATGACAATATACCAATATCAGACCCTGTTCAAGCAGAACAGATAAGTAATCTATCAGCACCTCAAACCGGTGGTCAGGGAACGGGAATGGATGTAGGAGGTCCATTTACAAAATTTGATTTTAAAACTGGCGCAGAAACCACCAGCGATACAGAGTGGGACATTGCCTTTAGAGGTACGACTATTGCCATAAATGGTGGAACAGCTACAGGCACAAATGATGAACCTACAAGAAATGGTGATGCTGGTGCTACTATCGTAACAGGAACGTTTGACAGCGTCGATTGGAATAGCTAG